A genome region from Micromonospora inyonensis includes the following:
- a CDS encoding calcium-binding protein encodes MIEEATVDAYGGDEQLTGLFTMIEEHLAVPFTTTVLGVEVSVYKIDLTADSIVAVCARGCHRQRIDLLDLPLPTPAPDGTAWIDAYRHWAGR; translated from the coding sequence ATGATCGAGGAAGCCACCGTCGACGCGTACGGCGGCGACGAGCAGCTCACCGGCCTGTTCACCATGATCGAAGAGCACCTGGCGGTGCCGTTCACCACCACCGTCCTCGGTGTCGAGGTCAGCGTGTACAAGATTGACCTGACCGCGGACAGCATCGTCGCGGTCTGCGCCCGAGGCTGCCACCGACAGAGGATCGACCTCCTCGACCTGCCGCTCCCCACCCCCGCGCCGGACGGCACCGCGTGGATCGACGCCTACCGGCACTGGGCCGGAAGGTAG